One part of the Alistipes onderdonkii genome encodes these proteins:
- a CDS encoding GH92 family glycosyl hydrolase, whose amino-acid sequence MPKTLLFLLLCCPSMGLTGCSTAAQGDTGSFSPADYVNPFIGASTSTSAAGVYHGLGKTFPGATTPYGMVQVSPNTITGGDNSPGYSYEHTTIEGFAFTQMSGVGWFGDLGNLLVMPTTGPLQKIAGREDGSIGGYRSHYDKATETARAGYYSALLTDYGIRAESSATPHCGILRFTFPEGEQSRIQIDLARRVGGTAERQYIEVVDKHTIAGWMKCTPATGGWGNGEGQADYTVYFYAQVDKPMENYGFWSADIPDDWVRKRDEVVSVPYLQRVAAAPVVTGIDRIEGRHIGFYTEFGTRQDEQVVLRAGISFVDMEGARKNFEAEIAGKAFDQVAREARELWNRELARIRIDGGSDRQKTIFYTALYHTMIDPRIYTDADGRYPGADGRIHTTGGRFTKRTIFSGWDVFRSQMPLQTIINPQLVSDLVNSLVTMADESGRGYFERWEIVNAYSGCMLGNPALSVLADAYAKGIRSYDVEKAYRYAVNSSKRFGNDPLGYTPSELCISHTLEYAYTDWCISRLATQLGKREDAALYAAKGQAYRNIFDREKGWFRPRRADGGWEPWPENARTTEWYGCIESNPYQQGWFVPHDVEGMVSLMGGREAVLRDLTEFFDKTPSDMLWNDYYNHANEPVHLVPFLFNRLGQPWQTQKWTRHICEKAYADKVEGIVGNEDAGQMSAWYVLAAAGLHPACPGDTRMEITSPVFDRIELRLDPAYAPGGTFTVVAHGNSSSNVYIQRAVLNGREHTASHIDFADIAAGGTLELYMGDTPNTRWGI is encoded by the coding sequence ATTCCCAAGACCTTACTCTTCCTCTTATTATGCTGCCCGTCCATGGGGCTCACCGGCTGCTCCACGGCCGCGCAGGGCGACACGGGCAGCTTCTCGCCGGCCGACTACGTGAACCCCTTCATCGGGGCGAGCACCAGCACGAGCGCCGCGGGCGTCTACCACGGGCTGGGCAAGACCTTCCCCGGGGCGACGACTCCCTACGGTATGGTACAGGTCAGCCCCAACACCATCACCGGCGGGGACAACAGCCCCGGGTACAGCTACGAGCACACGACCATCGAAGGGTTCGCCTTCACGCAGATGAGCGGCGTGGGCTGGTTCGGCGACCTGGGCAACCTGCTGGTCATGCCGACGACCGGCCCGCTGCAAAAGATCGCGGGCAGGGAGGACGGCTCGATCGGGGGTTACCGTTCCCATTACGACAAGGCCACGGAAACCGCGCGCGCGGGGTATTACAGCGCCCTGCTGACCGACTACGGCATCCGTGCCGAAAGTTCGGCCACCCCGCACTGCGGCATCCTGCGCTTCACCTTTCCCGAGGGCGAACAGTCGCGCATCCAGATCGACCTGGCGCGCCGCGTCGGCGGCACGGCCGAGCGGCAATACATCGAGGTGGTGGACAAGCACACCATCGCCGGGTGGATGAAATGCACCCCCGCCACGGGCGGCTGGGGCAATGGCGAGGGACAGGCCGACTATACGGTCTATTTCTACGCGCAGGTGGACAAGCCGATGGAAAACTACGGGTTCTGGAGCGCCGACATCCCCGACGACTGGGTACGCAAGCGCGACGAGGTGGTCAGCGTCCCCTACCTGCAGCGCGTAGCCGCGGCGCCCGTCGTCACGGGCATCGACCGCATCGAAGGCAGGCACATCGGTTTCTACACCGAATTCGGGACGCGGCAGGACGAGCAGGTCGTCCTCCGCGCGGGCATCTCGTTCGTCGACATGGAGGGCGCCCGGAAGAATTTCGAGGCGGAGATCGCCGGCAAGGCGTTCGACCAGGTTGCCCGCGAGGCGCGCGAGCTGTGGAACCGGGAGCTGGCGCGCATCCGCATCGACGGCGGCAGCGACCGGCAAAAGACGATCTTCTACACGGCGCTCTACCACACGATGATCGACCCCCGTATCTACACCGACGCCGACGGGCGCTACCCGGGGGCGGACGGCAGAATCCATACCACGGGAGGCAGGTTCACCAAACGCACGATCTTCAGCGGCTGGGACGTGTTCCGCAGCCAGATGCCGTTGCAGACCATCATCAACCCGCAACTGGTCAGCGACCTCGTGAATTCGCTCGTCACGATGGCCGATGAGAGCGGGCGCGGCTATTTCGAGCGCTGGGAGATCGTCAACGCCTACTCGGGCTGCATGCTGGGCAACCCGGCGCTGTCGGTACTGGCCGACGCCTATGCCAAGGGCATCCGCAGCTACGACGTCGAGAAGGCCTACCGCTATGCCGTGAACTCCTCGAAGCGTTTCGGCAACGACCCGCTGGGCTACACCCCCTCGGAACTGTGCATTTCGCACACGCTCGAATACGCCTATACCGACTGGTGCATCTCGCGCCTGGCCACGCAGCTGGGCAAGCGGGAAGACGCCGCCCTCTACGCCGCCAAAGGGCAGGCCTACCGCAATATCTTCGACCGGGAGAAGGGGTGGTTCCGCCCGCGCCGCGCCGACGGAGGGTGGGAGCCGTGGCCCGAGAACGCCCGCACCACCGAGTGGTACGGCTGCATCGAGTCGAACCCCTATCAGCAGGGATGGTTCGTGCCGCACGACGTCGAGGGCATGGTATCGCTCATGGGCGGGCGCGAAGCCGTCCTGCGCGACCTCACGGAGTTCTTCGACAAAACCCCGTCGGACATGCTCTGGAACGACTACTACAACCACGCCAACGAACCCGTCCACCTCGTGCCGTTCCTCTTCAACCGGCTCGGGCAGCCGTGGCAGACCCAGAAATGGACGCGCCACATCTGCGAAAAGGCCTACGCCGACAAGGTCGAGGGGATCGTGGGCAACGAGGACGCCGGACAGATGTCGGCCTGGTACGTGCTCGCGGCCGCGGGCCTGCATCCCGCCTGCCCGGGCGACACGCGGATGGAGATCACCAGCCCCGTCTTCGACCGCATCGAACTGCGCCTCGACCCGGCCTACGCGCCGGGCGGGACATTCACCGTCGTGGCGCACGGGAACAGCTCCTCGAACGTCTACATCCAGCGGGCGGTGCTCAACGGCAGGGAGCACACGGCATCCCACATCGACTTCGCCGACATTGCGGCCGGAGGGACGCTCGAACTCTACATGGGCGACACCCCCAACACCCGGTGGGGCATATAG
- a CDS encoding HU family DNA-binding protein, with protein MNKYALIRQVSKMLERPMREVVPIVNALFDCIVASILDGQKVTISSLGSFRLQDFRERKAYRHKSIVVPTGKLVRFTFSPAL; from the coding sequence ATGAATAAATATGCGCTGATCCGTCAAGTTTCCAAAATGTTAGAGCGACCTATGCGCGAAGTTGTTCCGATTGTCAACGCTCTGTTTGATTGCATAGTGGCCTCGATCCTTGATGGTCAGAAAGTCACCATATCCTCGTTGGGATCGTTCCGTTTGCAAGATTTCCGTGAGCGTAAGGCTTACCGGCATAAATCAATCGTTGTCCCGACCGGCAAGTTGGTGCGCTTTACGTTCTCTCCTGCTTTGTAG
- a CDS encoding sulfatase-like hydrolase/transferase: MDRRQLMLGAGGLLLAGAASAQAAAPNVIVIYTDDHGTLDVNCYGAPDLCTPNMDALAASGVRFTQFYAAPVSSASRAGLMTGQFAARAGLTGNAGWTGFPPEKETVAQRMKANGYRTACIGKWHLGSRPEYAPNNRGFDYFWGFLGGCIDSYSHFYYWGGPNVHDLWRNGEEIHYEGRFFTEETLREVKEFIRAGDRRQPFFLYWAVNIPHYPLQPKEKWLDYYAGLPDPRRMYAAFVSTFDDYLGELRTFLDAQGLTDDTIIVFQSDNGHSTEVRTFGGGGYCGDYRGGKFSLFEGGIRVPAVISWPGHLPAGEVRDQVAMNIDWFPTLLDLCGLDASGIDVDGASIVPLIRDGAAASPHDVLHFDFERQWAVRRGDWKLICNAIDVLPNDRNKTLEGLYLTNLKIDRTESENLIDRYPEKAQELLALRRAYEASLGKDKE; this comes from the coding sequence ATGGATAGGAGACAACTCATGCTGGGTGCCGGCGGCCTGCTGCTGGCCGGTGCGGCTTCGGCGCAGGCAGCGGCGCCCAACGTCATCGTCATCTACACGGACGACCACGGTACGCTGGACGTGAACTGCTACGGGGCGCCCGACCTTTGTACGCCCAACATGGATGCGCTGGCCGCGAGCGGCGTGCGCTTCACGCAGTTCTACGCCGCGCCCGTGAGCTCCGCCTCGCGCGCCGGCCTGATGACCGGGCAGTTCGCCGCGCGCGCCGGCCTGACCGGCAATGCGGGCTGGACGGGCTTCCCGCCCGAAAAGGAGACCGTCGCCCAGCGCATGAAGGCCAACGGCTACCGGACGGCCTGCATCGGCAAGTGGCACCTGGGCTCCCGTCCCGAATATGCCCCCAACAACCGGGGCTTCGACTATTTCTGGGGATTCCTGGGCGGGTGCATCGACAGCTACTCGCATTTCTATTACTGGGGCGGCCCCAATGTCCACGACCTCTGGCGCAACGGAGAGGAGATCCACTACGAGGGGCGGTTCTTCACCGAGGAGACCCTGCGCGAAGTCAAGGAGTTCATCCGGGCGGGGGATCGCAGGCAGCCCTTCTTCCTCTACTGGGCGGTCAACATCCCGCACTACCCGCTGCAACCCAAGGAGAAGTGGTTGGATTACTACGCCGGACTGCCCGATCCGCGGCGCATGTACGCCGCGTTCGTCTCCACGTTCGACGACTACCTGGGCGAATTGCGCACGTTCCTCGATGCGCAGGGACTGACCGACGATACGATCATCGTCTTCCAGTCCGACAACGGGCACAGCACCGAGGTGCGGACTTTCGGCGGGGGCGGTTACTGCGGGGACTACCGGGGCGGCAAGTTTTCGCTTTTCGAGGGCGGAATCCGCGTGCCGGCCGTCATCAGCTGGCCGGGGCACCTTCCGGCAGGGGAAGTCCGGGATCAGGTGGCGATGAATATCGACTGGTTCCCGACGCTGCTCGACCTGTGCGGGCTGGATGCCTCGGGGATCGACGTGGACGGGGCGAGCATCGTGCCGCTGATCCGCGACGGTGCCGCAGCTTCGCCGCACGACGTGCTGCACTTCGATTTCGAGAGGCAGTGGGCCGTGCGCCGGGGCGATTGGAAGCTGATCTGCAATGCGATCGACGTGTTGCCCAACGACAGGAACAAGACGCTCGAAGGGCTGTACCTGACCAACCTGAAGATCGACCGCACCGAATCGGAGAACCTGATCGACAGGTATCCCGAAAAGGCGCAGGAGCTGCTCGCGCTGCGCAGGGCCTACGAGGCTTCGCTGGGGAAGGACAAGGAGTAA
- a CDS encoding SGNH/GDSL hydrolase family protein, with amino-acid sequence MKRILLSLAAALCMSASAAAQTVAPFKDGDRAVFLGNSITDGGHYHSYIWLYYMTRFPYMDLRVMNAGIGGETAGDMYKRLDGDVLSKRPTVLTVTFGMNDTGYMEYNGDDAGAFGEKKYRECYDNFKKMEKRLQTLDGVRVVMLGGSPYDETAQIENNAPLRGKNAVMDRVVGFQKESAAANGWEFVDFSAPMVEIGRRVQAGQPSFSLSMGDRIHPDNDGHMVMAYLYLKAQGFAGREVADVQIDAAKAKVLKAGNCEITGLRRNGREISFDYLAEALPYPLDTLTHGMGSKRSQAEATKLVPFIEEMNREMLTVKGLKGDYTLYIDGERIGTWSGKQLGEGINLAEQQTPQYRQAMEVMHLNEYRWEIERNFRDYAWVQYDFFQNKGLLDANDAHAVSVLDAEKGKNIWLQIHRENYAKLMLPHVREARAQQMELLVETIYEINKPQTRKVVLRPN; translated from the coding sequence ATGAAAAGAATCCTTCTATCCCTTGCGGCGGCGCTCTGCATGAGCGCTTCCGCCGCGGCGCAGACCGTAGCGCCGTTCAAGGACGGCGACCGCGCCGTATTCCTCGGCAACAGCATCACCGACGGCGGCCACTACCACTCCTACATCTGGCTCTATTACATGACCCGCTTCCCGTACATGGATCTGCGGGTGATGAACGCCGGCATCGGCGGCGAGACCGCAGGCGACATGTACAAGCGCCTGGACGGCGACGTTCTCAGCAAACGCCCCACGGTGCTGACCGTGACCTTCGGCATGAACGACACGGGCTACATGGAATACAACGGCGACGATGCTGGGGCATTCGGCGAAAAGAAGTACCGGGAGTGCTACGACAACTTCAAGAAGATGGAGAAGCGCCTGCAAACCCTCGACGGCGTGCGGGTGGTGATGCTCGGGGGTTCGCCCTACGACGAAACGGCCCAAATCGAGAACAACGCCCCGCTGCGGGGCAAGAACGCCGTGATGGATCGCGTCGTCGGGTTCCAGAAGGAGTCGGCTGCAGCCAACGGCTGGGAGTTCGTGGATTTCAGCGCCCCGATGGTCGAAATCGGCCGGCGCGTGCAGGCCGGACAACCTTCGTTCTCGCTGTCGATGGGCGACCGCATCCACCCGGACAACGACGGGCACATGGTGATGGCCTACCTCTACCTCAAGGCACAGGGCTTTGCCGGCAGGGAGGTGGCCGACGTGCAAATCGACGCGGCGAAGGCGAAGGTTCTCAAGGCTGGCAACTGCGAGATCACCGGCCTGCGCAGGAACGGCCGCGAAATCTCGTTCGACTACCTGGCCGAAGCCCTGCCCTACCCGCTCGACACCCTGACGCACGGGATGGGATCCAAGCGCAGCCAGGCCGAGGCCACGAAGCTGGTTCCCTTCATCGAGGAGATGAACCGCGAAATGCTGACCGTCAAGGGGCTGAAAGGCGACTACACGCTTTACATCGACGGCGAGCGGATCGGCACCTGGAGCGGCAAACAGCTAGGCGAAGGCATCAACCTCGCGGAGCAGCAGACGCCGCAGTACCGGCAGGCGATGGAGGTGATGCACCTGAACGAATACCGCTGGGAAATCGAACGCAACTTCCGCGACTACGCCTGGGTGCAGTACGATTTCTTCCAGAACAAGGGGCTGCTCGACGCCAACGACGCACATGCCGTGAGCGTGCTCGACGCGGAAAAAGGAAAGAACATCTGGCTCCAGATCCACCGCGAAAACTACGCCAAGCTCATGCTCCCGCATGTCCGCGAGGCACGCGCGCAGCAGATGGAACTGCTCGTGGAGACCATCTACGAGATCAACAAGCCGCAGACGCGCAAGGTCGTACTGCGCCCGAACTGA
- a CDS encoding GH92 family glycosyl hydrolase, whose product MFKSLKTVSLSLAALLLGAGSACGQQSDSYAHKVNTLIGTRGVGLTSGYLYPGATYPFGMVQFTPTYFAKRGGFVINQLSGGGCSHMGNFPTFPVTGKLDSSPENILDYRVGICGEQGHAGYYEATVQEAVKARLTVTERTGMARYEYPAGEAFGTVIIGAGIAATPIEQAAVVITGPNSCEGYAEGGSFCGVRTPYKVYFVAEFDTRAVTTGIWKEDRLTPGGRFAEGSESGVYFTFDLTENRNVQYKIGVSYVSVENARANLAAENAGWDFAAVQHAAERRWNDYLGLIEAEGTNPDRTTQFYTHLYRVLIHPNVCSDVNGEYMGADFRVHRSRSKQYTSFSNWDTYRTQIQLLSMLAPDVASDVVLSHQHFAEQSGGAFPRWVMANIETGIMQGDPTPILIANAWAFGAQDYDPFPLFQIMRRNAEVPGAKSQDVEERPGLKQYLEKGYYNASEQLEYTSSDFAIGQFALHACGDEFASWRYFHYARSWKNLYNPQTGWLQSRNADGSWKPLGEDWRESTYKNYFWMVPYDLAGLIETMGGKAAAEKRLDEFFVRLDAGYNDPWFASGNEPSFHIPWVYNWLGRPDKTSKVINRILNEQYTSAPDGLPGNDDLGTMGAWYVFACTGLYPMIPGVGGFTLSTPVFDKVVIHLKHGDITITGGSEKQIYTTALKLDGKPYGSTWIGWDALRNGATLEYTTSAKPSGNWGRTQLPPSYE is encoded by the coding sequence ATGTTCAAATCCCTGAAAACAGTATCCCTGTCGCTGGCGGCCCTCTTACTCGGGGCCGGCAGCGCCTGCGGGCAGCAAAGCGACAGCTACGCGCACAAGGTCAACACCCTGATCGGCACCCGGGGCGTGGGGCTGACCTCGGGTTACCTCTATCCCGGGGCGACCTACCCGTTCGGCATGGTACAGTTCACGCCGACCTATTTCGCCAAGCGGGGCGGGTTCGTCATCAACCAGTTGAGCGGCGGCGGGTGCAGTCACATGGGTAATTTCCCGACCTTCCCCGTGACGGGGAAACTCGACTCTTCGCCCGAAAACATCCTCGACTACCGGGTCGGCATCTGCGGCGAACAAGGCCATGCCGGCTACTACGAAGCCACCGTGCAGGAGGCGGTCAAGGCGCGGCTCACCGTCACCGAGCGCACGGGCATGGCCCGCTATGAATACCCCGCGGGAGAGGCGTTCGGCACCGTGATCATCGGCGCGGGCATCGCCGCCACGCCGATCGAACAGGCCGCCGTCGTCATCACCGGCCCCAACAGCTGCGAGGGCTATGCCGAAGGCGGCAGCTTCTGCGGCGTACGCACCCCGTACAAGGTCTACTTCGTCGCCGAGTTCGACACGCGGGCCGTCACGACGGGCATCTGGAAAGAGGATCGGCTCACCCCCGGCGGACGTTTCGCCGAGGGGAGCGAATCGGGCGTCTACTTCACGTTCGACCTCACCGAGAACCGCAACGTACAGTACAAGATCGGCGTTTCGTACGTCTCGGTGGAGAACGCCCGCGCAAACCTCGCGGCCGAAAACGCCGGGTGGGATTTCGCGGCCGTGCAGCACGCCGCCGAACGGAGGTGGAACGACTACCTGGGGCTGATCGAGGCCGAAGGCACCAACCCCGACCGCACGACCCAGTTCTACACGCACCTCTACCGCGTATTGATCCACCCCAACGTATGCAGCGACGTGAACGGCGAGTACATGGGCGCCGATTTCCGGGTGCACCGAAGCCGTTCGAAGCAGTACACCTCGTTCAGCAACTGGGATACCTACCGCACGCAGATCCAGCTGCTCTCGATGCTGGCGCCCGACGTGGCGTCCGACGTGGTACTCTCGCACCAGCATTTCGCCGAGCAGTCGGGCGGCGCCTTTCCCCGCTGGGTGATGGCCAACATCGAGACCGGCATCATGCAGGGCGACCCCACGCCGATCCTGATCGCAAACGCCTGGGCGTTCGGCGCACAGGACTACGACCCCTTCCCGCTGTTCCAGATCATGCGCAGGAACGCCGAGGTGCCGGGTGCCAAATCGCAGGACGTGGAAGAGCGCCCGGGCTTGAAACAATACCTCGAAAAAGGGTACTACAACGCTTCGGAGCAGCTCGAATACACCTCGTCGGACTTCGCCATCGGGCAGTTCGCGCTGCACGCCTGCGGCGACGAATTCGCCAGCTGGCGCTATTTCCACTACGCCCGCTCGTGGAAAAACCTCTACAACCCCCAGACCGGCTGGCTGCAGTCGCGCAATGCCGACGGGTCGTGGAAACCGCTCGGCGAAGACTGGCGCGAATCGACCTATAAAAACTATTTCTGGATGGTGCCCTACGACCTGGCGGGGCTGATCGAAACGATGGGCGGCAAGGCCGCGGCCGAAAAGCGGCTCGACGAATTCTTCGTGCGCCTCGACGCGGGGTACAACGACCCGTGGTTCGCCTCGGGCAACGAGCCGAGCTTCCATATCCCGTGGGTCTACAACTGGCTCGGACGGCCGGACAAGACCTCGAAGGTCATCAACCGCATCCTCAACGAGCAGTACACGAGCGCCCCCGACGGGCTGCCGGGCAACGACGACCTGGGCACGATGGGAGCCTGGTACGTCTTCGCATGCACGGGGCTCTACCCCATGATCCCCGGCGTAGGCGGCTTCACGCTCAGCACCCCGGTCTTCGACAAGGTGGTCATCCACCTCAAGCACGGCGACATCACCATCACCGGGGGCTCGGAGAAACAAATCTACACCACGGCGCTCAAACTCGACGGAAAACCCTACGGCAGCACATGGATCGGCTGGGATGCGCTCCGCAACGGCGCGACGCTGGAATATACGACCTCGGCCAAACCGTCCGGAAACTGGGGCCGGACACAACTGCCGCCCTCGTACGAATAA
- a CDS encoding GH92 family glycosyl hydrolase yields the protein MENTVNKDRSRLRSSLRRIAAAGLFGLCSLSAAFAQKQDYVQYVNTLQGTDSKFELSYGNTYATTGMPYGMHTWGAQTGPNGEGWKYQYSVDKIRGFQQAHQCSPWMSDYAVYSLMPEVGELVVNEDARASKFSHANEIAKPHYYRVTLDNGITTEMAPTTRGVHLRFTYPRKGDAYLVLDGYFAMSEMKIDPAKRQISGWVNNQRFVNHPETFRNYFVIQFDRPFEEYGLWENEHDERFPGMTEGEGKGYGAYVRFKAGTKVQAKAASSYISPEQALLTLDRELGADKNLEATKKRGAETWNALLGRIAVEGGTDEEIRTFYSCLFRANLFSRKFYERDAEGNPYYYSPYDGKVHAGYMYTDNGFWDTFRSQFPLTNILHPTMQGRYMNALLAAQEQCGWLPSWSAPGETGGMIGNHAISLLTDAWAKGIRTFDPQKALEAYAKEAMNKGPWGGANGRAGWKEYWQLGYVSYPESMGSTAQTLEYAYDDFCGYQLARMTGNKFYEEIFSRVMYNYRNVFDKESGFMRGRLKDGSWLAPFDPYEWGGPYCEGNAWHYNWSVFHDVQGLINLYGSDEAFTAKIDSVFTVPNVIRPGTYGGMIHEMKEMELAGMGQYAHGNQPIQHMIYLYSYAGQPWKTQYWSRQITGRLYNSSERGYPGDEDQGGMSSWYILSSLGIYSVCPGTDQYVLGSPVFRKATITMEDGRKFVIEADGNSQQNVYIQSATLNGKPLDKNYITYKDIADGGVMRLVMGPEPNKERGTGKDAAPFSLSKPE from the coding sequence ATGGAAAACACCGTCAACAAAGACCGCAGCCGGCTGCGGTCATCGCTCAGGCGGATCGCCGCGGCAGGCCTCTTCGGCCTCTGCTCGCTGTCGGCCGCCTTCGCGCAGAAACAGGACTACGTGCAATACGTGAACACGCTGCAGGGCACCGACTCGAAATTCGAACTGAGCTACGGCAACACTTACGCCACGACCGGCATGCCCTACGGGATGCACACCTGGGGCGCACAGACCGGCCCCAACGGCGAAGGCTGGAAATACCAGTACTCGGTCGACAAGATCCGCGGATTCCAACAGGCGCACCAGTGCAGCCCGTGGATGAGCGACTATGCGGTCTATTCGCTCATGCCCGAGGTCGGGGAGCTGGTCGTAAACGAGGACGCGCGTGCGTCGAAATTCAGCCACGCAAACGAGATCGCCAAACCGCACTATTACCGGGTGACGCTCGACAACGGCATCACCACCGAAATGGCACCCACCACGCGCGGCGTGCACCTGCGCTTCACCTATCCCCGGAAAGGCGACGCCTACCTGGTGCTGGACGGCTATTTCGCCATGAGCGAAATGAAGATCGACCCCGCCAAACGGCAGATCTCGGGGTGGGTGAACAACCAGCGTTTCGTCAACCACCCCGAAACCTTCCGCAACTATTTCGTCATCCAGTTCGACCGGCCGTTCGAGGAGTACGGGCTCTGGGAGAACGAGCATGACGAACGCTTCCCGGGCATGACCGAGGGCGAAGGCAAGGGCTACGGGGCCTACGTGCGCTTCAAGGCCGGCACCAAAGTGCAGGCCAAGGCCGCCTCGTCCTACATCAGCCCCGAGCAGGCGCTGCTCACGCTCGACCGCGAACTGGGCGCCGACAAGAACCTCGAAGCGACCAAAAAACGCGGCGCCGAGACGTGGAACGCCCTGCTGGGCCGCATCGCGGTCGAAGGCGGCACCGACGAGGAAATCCGCACCTTCTATTCGTGCCTGTTCCGCGCCAACCTCTTCTCGCGCAAGTTTTACGAACGCGACGCCGAGGGCAACCCCTACTATTACAGCCCCTACGACGGCAAGGTACACGCCGGCTACATGTATACCGACAACGGTTTCTGGGATACGTTCCGTTCGCAGTTCCCGCTGACCAACATCCTGCACCCGACGATGCAGGGACGCTACATGAACGCCCTGCTGGCGGCACAGGAGCAGTGCGGCTGGCTGCCATCGTGGTCGGCGCCCGGCGAGACGGGCGGCATGATCGGCAACCACGCCATTTCGCTGCTGACCGACGCATGGGCCAAAGGCATCCGCACGTTCGACCCCCAAAAGGCGCTGGAAGCCTACGCCAAGGAGGCGATGAACAAAGGCCCGTGGGGCGGTGCCAACGGCCGCGCGGGATGGAAGGAGTACTGGCAGCTGGGATACGTCTCCTACCCCGAGTCGATGGGCTCGACGGCACAGACGCTCGAATACGCCTACGACGATTTCTGCGGCTACCAGCTGGCGCGCATGACCGGCAACAAGTTCTACGAGGAGATCTTCTCGCGCGTGATGTATAACTACCGCAACGTCTTCGACAAGGAGTCGGGCTTCATGCGCGGCCGCCTCAAGGACGGCAGCTGGCTCGCACCCTTCGACCCCTACGAGTGGGGCGGCCCCTACTGCGAAGGCAACGCCTGGCACTACAACTGGTCGGTATTCCACGACGTGCAGGGGCTCATCAACCTCTACGGCAGCGACGAGGCGTTCACCGCCAAGATCGACTCGGTATTCACCGTGCCGAACGTCATCCGTCCGGGCACCTACGGCGGCATGATCCACGAGATGAAGGAGATGGAACTGGCCGGCATGGGGCAGTACGCCCACGGCAACCAGCCCATCCAGCATATGATCTACCTGTACAGCTACGCCGGCCAGCCGTGGAAGACCCAATACTGGTCGCGGCAGATTACCGGGCGGCTCTACAACTCCTCGGAGCGCGGCTATCCGGGCGACGAAGACCAGGGCGGCATGTCCTCGTGGTATATTTTGAGCTCGCTGGGCATTTACAGCGTCTGCCCCGGCACCGACCAGTACGTATTGGGCAGCCCCGTGTTCCGCAAGGCGACCATCACGATGGAGGACGGCCGGAAGTTCGTCATCGAGGCCGACGGCAACTCGCAGCAGAACGTCTATATCCAGTCCGCGACGCTCAACGGCAAGCCGCTCGACAAGAATTACATCACCTACAAGGACATCGCCGACGGCGGCGTCATGCGCCTGGTAATGGGCCCCGAGCCCAACAAGGAGCGCGGCACGGGCAAGGATGCGGCTCCCTTCTCGCTTTCCAAACCCGAATGA